One Brassica napus cultivar Da-Ae chromosome A1, Da-Ae, whole genome shotgun sequence genomic region harbors:
- the LOC106453972 gene encoding uncharacterized protein LOC106453972 — MSSPFYSPTNMQQDIGQSPPGFDNEPVPVSTYQDTEPVPLSTYHENEPNGNQPEATQQELDDFWENGFNREEAIQEPKENGKRRSVDNTSFAPGETDLNQLPPIPPVSTGQGPPYAPVDWPSPGDVWTWRVGRRVTALGFHQDRFLILPQRLQQRNVPKSFASKPALARYIQMSFPEMDADAFFASFSWKIPALFQPADKVDAASLFEETPKEVKTEGAAPSDKEGNSRYSQRKRNPMPTFESVVEKPKATKKKKGAKTPGTTTGPQSSTKPKPSRQSSRRSSNQQSGGAVELNLQSEEEGGGGPASAPNTSGRRKKRRVNVEEEDVSIPHIYVSPMNGVLAVSHEPIDVDPIEFDSYLNSLENLLHQGPEDAGTESSVLVRASSPMREYEWAEARMKISSLLEKDFPTLFTSKDAAEIAALATKLRKDPNLSAEEIVRLKLMEEIPTFSEVFQENKAVIEEADRFFSALELNKAKVASLKYEYSDLKHKLGSIQIEVDENSEAIRQIDEQMAQLQARRNELKKYIGSKEKEKVDLSYGQKMVANSIPKVVQEVQAANSKKPEWECKKENALKREEEILSKFNPLKGFFL; from the exons ATGTCTTCTCCGTTTTATTCTCCGACAAATATGCAGCAAGACATCGGTCAGTCTCCTCCTGG GTTTGATAATGAACCAGTTCCAGTGAGTACCTACCAAGACACCGAGCCTGTCCCGCTCTCAACTTATCACGAAAACGAACCTAACGGTAACCAACCCGAAGCCACTCAGCAAGAGCTCGACGACTTCTGGGAAAACGGTTTCAACAGAGAAGAGGCCATTCAAGAGCCCAAGGAAAACGGAAAGAGGAGGAGCGTAGACAACACCTCTTTCGCTCCTGGTGAAACCGATCTCAACCAACTCCCACCCATCCCGCCTGTTTCAACCGGTCAAGGTCCTCCCTACGCCCCTGTTGACTGGCCTAGCCCCGGTGATGTTTGGACTTGGAGAGTCGGGAGGAGAGTGACTGCTCTTGGCTTCCATCAAGACAGGTTCTTGATTCTCCCTCAGCGGCTTCAGCAGAGGAATGTCCCAAAGTCTTTCGCCAGCAAACCGGCTCTCGCTCGTTATATCCAAATGAGTTTCCCTGAGATGGATGCTGATGCCTTCTTTGCTTCCTTTAGCTGGAAGATCCCTGCTCTCTTCCAGCCTGCTGACAAAG TTGATGCTGCGTCTCTCTTTGAGGAGACACCAAAGGAAGTAAAGACCGAAGGAGCTGCTCCAAGTGATAAAGAAGGAAACTCCAGATACAGCCAGAGGAAGAGGAACCCTATGCCCACGTTTGAATCCGTTGTAGAGAAACCTAAAGccaccaagaagaagaaaggcgCAAAAACTCCTGGCACTACCACTGGACCTCAATCCTCGACCAAACCGAAACCATCTCGGCAATCTTCGAGACGCTCTTCGAACCAGCAGAGCGGTGGTGCAGTGGAGTTAAACCTCCAGAGCGAGGAGGAGGGAGGAGGTGGACCCGCTAGTGCACCAAACACTAGTGGCAGGAGAAAGAAACGCAGAGTTAACGTTGAGGAGGAAGACGTTTCCATCCCTCACATCTACGTCTCTCCGATGAACGGTGTCCTCGCTGTCTCTCACGAGCCTATCGATGTCGACCCGATAGAGTTCGACAGCTACCTCAACTCTCTTGAAAACCTTCTTCACCAAGGTCCAGAAGATGCTGGAACAGAGTCCTCTGTTCTTGTAAGGGCAAGCTCTCCAATGAGAGAGTACGAATGGGCTGAAGCTCGTATGAAGATCTCGTCTCTTCTAGAGAAGGACTTCCCTACTCTGTTCACCTCCAAGGACGCTGCGGAGATAGCGGCGTTAGCGACTAAGCTGAGGAAAGATCCTAACCTCTCCGCTGAAGAGATAGTGAGGCTGAAGCTCATGGAAGAGATTCCAACGTTCAGCGAAGTGTTTCAGGAGAACAAAGCTGTGATCGAAGAAGCAGACAGGTTCTTCTCTGCGCTGGAGCTCAACAAAGCCAAAGTAGCTTCGCTTAAGTACGAGTACAGCGATCTGAAGCACAAGCTAGGGAGTATCCAGATAGAAGTCGACGAGAACTCTGAGGCGATCCGCCAGATTGATGAACAGATGGCTCAGCTTCAAGCGAGAAGGAATGAGCTGAAGAAGTACATAGGTagcaaggagaaggagaaggttgATCTGAGCTACGGACAGAAGATGGTGGCGAACTCGATTCCTAAAGTGGTGCAGGAAGTTCAAGCGGCGAACTCGAAGAAGCCTGAGTGGGAGTGCAAGAAGGAGAATGCTCTGAAGCGTGAGGAAGAGATCCTCTCTAAGTTCAATCCACTCAAAGGCTTCTTCCTCtaa
- the LOC106365189 gene encoding putative F-box/kelch-repeat protein At3g22730, whose protein sequence is MSNLPADLVEEILSRIPATSLKRLRSTCKKWNALFKDNRFIEKHLCNVPKQLHVLILEGCRLYPTSVDLNAVPPSIEFSDELSLNYSNNSEKVYIDTVFHCDGLLLCTTGEDELVVWNPCLGETTWIKQNDGCLCFRRWIPRFGQFNGRKTKFALGYENNQFFRSYKILMFWGFDKTGGDLVDGFEIYDFNSNAWRVVNAPNCFVIRSHGVALKGNAYWNAYDDKDSDYLLSFDFTRERFIRLCFPLPSHDCIYTALSVVREELSVLRCIIGSSTMEMWVTNTNCEADLSWSKSFEVDYGFDVYTSLLIDEHKKVALCCSSYFREDRNVVCTLGEEDKYYTEIAFKATYLLRPHIFNYVPSLVQIQQGIESDVFGKSPRRRWDERSGGGDSETWEDYHAQLQQEIDDMNSAFEEWDGWEIECTDFSSLCRNRGRGWKTR, encoded by the coding sequence ATGTCGAATCTTCCGGCAGATTTGGTAGAAGAAATACTCTCTAGGATTCCGGCCACATCTCTGAAACGGCTGAGATCTACTTGCAAAAAATGGAACGCTTTATTCAAAGACAACAGGTTCATCGAGAAGCACCTTTGTAACGTTCCAAAGCAGCTTCATGTTCTCATATTGGAGGGATGTAGGCTTTATCCGACGAGCGTAGATCTGAACGCTGTTCCTCCGTCTATTGAATTTAGCGATGAACTTAGCCTAAATTATTCGAATAATTCAGAAAAGGTTTATATAGACACAGTTTTTCACTGCGATGGTTTGTTGTTATGCACCACCGGGGAGGATGAACTTGTGGTTTGGAATCCTTGTTTAGGGGAAACTACGTGGATCAAACAAAACGATGGTTGCCTGTGTTTCCGACGGTGGATACCACGGTTTGGACAATTTAATGGGAGAAAGACCAAATTTGCTTTAGGATAcgaaaataatcaatttttcCGAAGCTACAAAATCTTGATGTTTTGGGGATTTGACAAAACAGGAGGCGACCTAGTTGATGGATTTGAAATCTACGACTTCAACTCTAATGCGTGGAGAGTTGTTAATGCTCCCAACTGCTTTGTAATAAGATCCCATGGCGTGGCTTTGAAGGGAAATGCTTACTGGAATGCTTATGATGACAAAGACTCCGACTACTTGCTCAGTTTTGATTTTACGAGAGAGAGATTTATACGTTTGTGTTTTCCTCTCCCGTCTCATGACTGTATATATACGGCTCTATCAGTTGTTAGAGAAGAACTCTCAGTGTTGCGTTGTATAATAGGTTCATCAACGATGGAGATGTGGGTGACCAATACTAATTGTGAAGCAGATTTGTCATGGAGCAAATCCTTTGAAGTGGACTATGGTTTTGATGTTTACACGAGTCTTTTAATTGACGAGCATAAGAAAGTGGCCTTGTGTTGTAGTTCATATTTTAGGGAGGACAGGAACGTGGTGTGCACTTTGGGAGAGGAAGATAAATATTACACAGAAATCGCTTTTAAAGCAACGTATTTATTACGTCCTCATATTTTCAATTATGTTCCAAGTTTGGTTCAAATCCAGCAAGGTATTGAATCAGATGTTTTTGGTAAAAGTCCTCGTAGAAGATGGGATGAACGTAGCGGAGGAGGTGATAGTGAAACGTGGGAGGATTATCACGCCCAGTTACAACAAGAGATTGATGACATGAACTCCGCGTTTGAAGAATGGGACGGGTGGGAGATAGAGTGTACTGATTTTAGCAGTCTTTGTAGAAACCGAGGTCGTGGGTGGAAGACGAGGTGA
- the LOC106453995 gene encoding FCS-Like Zinc finger 8 has product MLKKRSRSKQALMADTNQKQSKPTPKTFPRLFTAFTSFKSFTENDAVASPTSILDTKPFSALKNPFVSDNPKTHEPETRLKLEPTRIGLAIVQDENPVPELFSRPRSGTVLFGSQLRIRVPDSPRSSSDFGTKTKNSPVSPPPEETKKAGIGSTRIFTGYFSTSEMELSEDYTCVTCHGPNPKTIHIFDNCIVESQPGVVFFRSSDPVNDSDCIPPDSFLSSCCNCKKNLGPRDDIFMYRGDRAFCSSECRSLEMMSEETDN; this is encoded by the exons ATGCTAAAGAAGAGATCGAGAAGCAAGCAAGCATTAATGGCGGATACGAACCAGAAACAGAGCAAACCCACGCCCAAAACGTTTCCACGCCTCTTCACAGCTTTCACCAGCTTCAAAAGCTTCACTGAAAACGACGCCGTCGCGAGCCCAACCTCAATCCTCGACACCAAACCTTTCTCTGCTTTGAAAAACCCTTTTGTATCCGATAACCCGAAAACCCACGAACCCGAGACCCGACTCAAGCTCGAACCCACAAGAATCGGACTCGCCATTGTCCAAGATGAAAACCCGGTACCCGAATTATTCTCCCGACCAAGATCCGGAACAGTTCTATTCGGGTCACAACTCAGGATCCGGGTCCCGGACTCTCCACGATCCTCGTCGGATTTCGGGACCAAAACGAAAAATTCTCCGGTTTCTCCTCCGCCGGAAGAGACAAAGAAAGCGGGTATCGGGTCGACCCGAATCTTCACGGGCTACTTCTCGACCAGCGAGATGGAACTATCGGAGGACTACACGTGCGTGACGTGTCACGGGCCTAACCCGAAAACGATCCATATATTCGATAACTGTATCGTTGAGAGTCAACCCGGCGTCGTTTTCTTTCGAAGCTCCGACCCGGTTAACGATTCGGATTGTATACCACCCGACAGCTTTCTCAGCAGCTGCTGTAACTGTAAGAAGAATCTTGGACCTCGTGATGACATTTTCATGTACag GGGAGATAGAGCCTTCTGTAGCAGCGAATGCAGGTCTTTGGAGATGATGTCGGAAGAAACTGACAATTAA
- the LOC106453984 gene encoding uncharacterized protein LOC106453984: MRVHPILNNNTLIHHHHHHNPTREPGKNLRRLPHIFNRVLELPLRSEADVAVEENPDCFRFVAETDGLRGGGGEMTAYMVEIHPGITKIVVRTNGLSLGLSLDELELDVWRFRLPETTRPELVTVACVDGALVVTVPKMVSEEDDDGGFGQGVGSGRLLLVL; this comes from the coding sequence ATGAGAGTCCATCCAATTCTTAACAACAACACATTGATCCACCACCATCATCACCACAACCCGACCCGAGAACCCGGAAAGAATCTCCGTCGCTTACCGCACATCTTCAACCGCGTTCTCGAGCTCCCGTTGAGGTCCGAAGCAGACGTCGCCGTGGAAGAGAACCCCGATTGCTTCAGATTCGTGGCGGAGACGGACGGTCTTCGCGGCGGCGGAGGGGAGATGACGGCGTATATGGTGGAGATCCATCCGGGTATTACCAAGATCGTCGTTAGGACAAATGGGTTGTCTTTGGGTTTGTCGTTGGATGAGTTGGAGCTCGATGTCTGGCGTTTTAGGCTTCCGGAGACGACGAGGCCTGAGCTTGTTACGGTCGCTTGTGTTGATGGGGCTTTGGTTGTTACGGTTCCTAAGATGGTTtcagaggaagatgatgatggtggttTTGGACAAGGTGTGGGAAGTGGGAGGCTACttcttgttttgtaa
- the LOC111210545 gene encoding FRIGIDA-like protein 4a yields MGSVSDPGELTELAQPSFEEFQKQTSLMTSCTLLWKELSDHFTTLEENLMKKSEALKEMIGALDSQTQSSLESLKRREATIERSVEIVAGKVGERARAALESLEKARDGGDDGGGGGEVDDEEGLLSTLKSLCLKMDARGFWSFVTARKKELEGLRSQIPAALVDCVDPAMLVLEAISEVFPVDKRGSGEKMTNDFGWACVVILESLAPVMVDPVIGKTRLLVTPSVKEKAKEIAETWKASLEERGRVENVKTPDVHTFLQHLVTFGIVKSEDLGLYRKLVVGSAWRKQMPKLAVLVGLGDQMPDMIEELISRGQQLDAVHFTYEVGLVDKFPPVPLLKAYLRDAKKTVAEDPSNTGRASHLVARKEQSALKAVLKCIEEYKLEEEFPPENLKKRLEQLEKTKTEKRKPAAVPANKRTRASYNGPMPPAKAGRITNAYVSSFPFIRSPSHSPQYASPAAAYPSPPTTVYSNRSPPYPYSPELIPASYQASPIGYPAYNGYCNGPVPVPAPAPQVYHPHYPQQHHQHAHHQQAYY; encoded by the exons ATGGGGTCGGTCTCCGATCCAGGCGAGCTGACCGAGTTAGCTCAGCCGAGTTTCGAGGAGTTTCAGAAGCAGACGTCGCTGATGACGAGCTGCACGCTTCTGTGGAAAGAGCTCTCCGATCACTTCACCACGCTTGAGGAGAACCTGATGAAGAAATCGGAGGCGTTAAAGGAGATGATCGGAGCCCTGGATAGCCAGACTCAGAGCTCCCTCGAGTCGCTGAAGCGCAGGGAGGCTACGATCGAGCGGAGCGTGGAGATCGTCGCTGGGAAAGTCGGGGAGCGAGCTAGAGCTGCTCTGGAGTCGCTTGAGAAAGCGAGAGACGGAGGAGatgacggcggcggcggcggcgagGTTGACGATGAGGAAGGGCTTCTCTCTACTTTGAAGTCTCTCTGTTTGAAGATGGACGCGAGGGGGTTCTGGAGTTTCGTGACGGCGAGGAAGAAGGAGCTTGAGGGGCTCCGGTCTCAGATTCCGGCTGCGTTGGTTGATTGTGTGGATCCGGCGATGTTGGTGCTTGAGGCGATATCTGAGGTTTTCCCGGTGGATAAGAGAGGCTCCGGAGAGAAGATGACTAATGATTTTGGATGGGCTTGTGTGGTGATTCTGGAGAGCTTAGCACCTGTGATGGTGGATCCAGTGATTGGGAAGACGAGGCTGCTTGTTACTCCGAGCGTTAAGGAGAAAGCTAAGGAGATTGCGGAGACGTGGAAGGCGAGCTTGGAGGAGAGAGGAAGGGTGGAGAATGTCAAGACTCCTGATGTCCATACGTTTCTTCAGCATCTTGTGACGTTTGGGATTGTTAAAAGTGAAGATCTTGGTCTGTACAGAAAGCTTGTCGTTGGATCCGCGTGGCGCAAACAGATGCCAAAGCTTGCTGTTTTAGTTGGTTTGGGTGATCAAATGCCTG ATATGATTGAAGAGTTGATCAGCAGAGGACAACAGCTTGATGCAGTTCATTTTACTTATGAAGTTGGCCTTGTGGATAAGTTCCCACCTGTTCCTTTGCTCAAAGCCTATCTAAGGGATGCAAAGAAGACAGTCGCGGAAGACCCCAGCAATACTGGCCGAGCTTCG CATCTTGTGGCGCGCAAGGAGCAGTCAGCTCTTAAGGCGGTCTTGAAATGCATAGAAGAGTACAAACTCGAGGAAGAGTTCCCTCCGGAGAACCTCAAGAAGCGGTTGGAACAGCTAGAGAAGACCAAAACCGAGAAGAGAAAACCAGCAGCTGTGCCGGCCAACAAGAGAACCAGAGCCAGCTACAACGGTCCAATGCCACCAGCGAAAGCCGGGCGTATCACAAACGCGTACGTCTCTTCCTTCCCGTTCATCAGATCACCGTCTCACTCCCCTCAGTACGCTTCACCTGCAGCGGCTTACCCATCACCACCGACTACTGTCTACAGCAACAGGAGCCCACCTTATCCATACTCTCCTGAGCTTATCCCCGCCTCATACCAAGCCTCACCTATCGGTTACCCAGCTTACAACGGTTATTGCAACGGCCCTGTCCCTGTCCCAGCTCCAGCTCCTCAGGTTTACCACCCGCACTACCCTCAGCAGCACCACCAACACGCCCACCATCAGCAAGCTTACTACTGA
- the LOC111210546 gene encoding uncharacterized protein LOC111210546, translated as MALTILRGSFLRLPNLASHFRVALHPLSSRFSSSETGKDSGLSGCSIETVDDAAWDVSSSISQVWREFQAESAKSSSFTTQGGETVVPDLDHDEIDNMRIRGDLFYKLDRGSKEFEEYNYDFHRKNHHQNNQEETKMKKEAAKSNQEVREEYKKRDAPRINTITGETDHVNAAAKKRERTLTFNQLTAPYHYPFCLDIYISKASVRACVIHRVTSKVVTVAHSISKDMKFDLGSTRNAVACAAVGTVLAQRSLEDDIHDVIYTPRKGDKVEGKLQVVLQAIIDNGVNVKVKLKQRKLKKKTSHHQAMPYT; from the coding sequence ATGGCTTTGACGATTCTCAGAGGAAGCTTTCTCCGTTTGCCGAATCTGGCCTCCCATTTTCGAGTAGCATTACATCCTTTGTCGTCTAGATTTTCCAGCAGCGAAACTGGAAAGGATTCAGGTTTGAGTGGTTGTTCTATAGAAACTGTGGATGATGCTGCTTGGGATGTCTCATCATCTATATCTCAAGTCTGGAGAGAGTTTCAAGCAGAGTCTGCAAAAAGCTCTTCCTTTACTACACAAGGAGGAGAAACCGTCGTGCCTGATCTTGATCACGATGAAATCGACAATATGAGAATCCGCGGTGATCTTTTCTACAAGCTTGATCGAGGGTCAAAGGAGTTCGAGGAATACAACTATGACTTCCACCGCAAGAACCATCACCAGAACAACCAAGAAGAaacaaagatgaagaaggaggcAGCAAAGAGTAATCAAGAAGTTCGCGAGGAATACAAGAAGAGAGATGCGCCAAGGATCAACACCATCACTGGTGAAACGGATCATGTTAATGCAGCTGCGAAGAAGAGAGAGCGAACGCTTACGTTTAACCAGCTCACTGCTCCTTATCACTACCCGTTTTGCTTAGACATTTACATCTCAAAGGCCTCCGTTCGAGCATGTGTGATTCACAGGGTGACTAgtaaagttgttactgtggCTCATTCCATTTCAAAAGACATGAAGTTCGATCTTGGTTCGACTAGGAACGCAGTGGCTTGCGCTGCGGTTGGGACAGTTCTTGCTCAGAGAAGTTTGGAAGATGACATACATGACGTTATATATACGCCTAGGAAAGGAGATAAAGTGGAAGGTAAGCTTCAGGTTGTTCTTCAAGCTATTATTGATAATGGTGTTAATGTTAAAGTGAAGCTTAAGCAGAGGAAACTCAAGAAGAAGACTAGTCATCATCAAGCAATGCCCTATACCTAA
- the LOC106453935 gene encoding imidazoleglycerol-phosphate dehydratase 1, chloroplastic-like isoform X3 codes for MELSSSAQILRPKLGFTVSLPRRSSIVSSSSSRPRYLRMETQSQPRQSISCASSPSNNVSPATSNESDRVGEVKRVTKETNVSVKINLDGTGLADSSTGIPFLDHMLDQLASHGLFDVHVRATGDVHIDDHHTNEDIALAIGTDLSGRPYLGYNLEIPTQRVGNYDTQLVEHFFQSLVNTSGMTLHIRQLAGRNSHHIIEATFKAFARALRQATENDPRRGGTIPSSKGVLSRS; via the exons ATGGAGCTGTCTTCCTCCGCTCAGATTCTGAGACCTAAGCTCGGCTTTACAGTTTCTCTTCCTCGGAGATCATCgatcgtttcttcttcttcttcgcgtCCCCGATACTTGCGGATGGAAACTCAATCTCAGCCTCGTCAATCAATCTCCTGCGCTTCTTCACCCAGCAACAACGTTTCTCCTGCGACTTCTAACGAATCAG ATAGAGTTGGAGAAGTGAAGAGAGTAACAAAGGAGACGAATGTGTCAGTGAAGATCAACTTGGACGGCACTGGACTTGCTGATTCTTCCACTGGAATCCCTTTCCTTGACCATATGCTCGAC CAACTTGCTTCACATGGGTTGTTTGATGTTCACGTGAGAGCTACTGGTGACGTTCACATCGATGACCATCACACTAACGAAGATATTGCTCTTGCCATTGGAACC GACTTGTCTGGTAGACCATATCTTGGTTACAACTTGGAGATTCCGACACAGAGAGTTGGGAACTATGACACTCAG TTGGTGGAGCACTTCTTCCAGTCGCTGGTTAATACTTCCGGTATGACACTTCACATCCGTCAG CTTGCTGGTAGAAACTCGCATCACATAATAGAGGCGACATTTAAGGCCTTTGCCAGGGCTCTAAGACAAGCAACGGAGAATGATCCTCGCCGTGGTGGCACCATACCAAG TTCAAAAGGAGTCTTGTCACGGTCCTGA
- the LOC106453935 gene encoding imidazoleglycerol-phosphate dehydratase 1, chloroplastic-like isoform X2 has translation MELSSSAQILRPKLGFTVSLPRRSSIVSSSSSRPRYLRMETQSQPRQSISCASSPSNNVSPATSNESDRVGEVKRVTKETNVSVKINLDGTGLADSSTGIPFLDHMLDQLASHGLFDVHVRATGDVHIDDHHTNEDIALAIGTALLKALGERKGINRFGDFTAPLDEALIHVSLDLSGRPYLGYNLEIPTQRVGNYDTQLVEHFFQSLVNTSGMTLHIRQLAGRNSHHIIEATFKAFARALRQATENDPRRGGTIPRMKNVYIV, from the exons ATGGAGCTGTCTTCCTCCGCTCAGATTCTGAGACCTAAGCTCGGCTTTACAGTTTCTCTTCCTCGGAGATCATCgatcgtttcttcttcttcttcgcgtCCCCGATACTTGCGGATGGAAACTCAATCTCAGCCTCGTCAATCAATCTCCTGCGCTTCTTCACCCAGCAACAACGTTTCTCCTGCGACTTCTAACGAATCAG ATAGAGTTGGAGAAGTGAAGAGAGTAACAAAGGAGACGAATGTGTCAGTGAAGATCAACTTGGACGGCACTGGACTTGCTGATTCTTCCACTGGAATCCCTTTCCTTGACCATATGCTCGAC CAACTTGCTTCACATGGGTTGTTTGATGTTCACGTGAGAGCTACTGGTGACGTTCACATCGATGACCATCACACTAACGAAGATATTGCTCTTGCCATTGGAACC GCTCTTTTAAAGGCACTTGGTGAGCGTAAAGGGATTAATCGGTTTGGTGACTTCACAGCTCCTCTAGATGAAGCCCTTATTCATGTTTCCCTC GACTTGTCTGGTAGACCATATCTTGGTTACAACTTGGAGATTCCGACACAGAGAGTTGGGAACTATGACACTCAG TTGGTGGAGCACTTCTTCCAGTCGCTGGTTAATACTTCCGGTATGACACTTCACATCCGTCAG CTTGCTGGTAGAAACTCGCATCACATAATAGAGGCGACATTTAAGGCCTTTGCCAGGGCTCTAAGACAAGCAACGGAGAATGATCCTCGCCGTGGTGGCACCATACCAAG GATGAAGAATGTATATATCGTTTGA
- the LOC106453935 gene encoding imidazoleglycerol-phosphate dehydratase 1, chloroplastic-like isoform X1 yields MELSSSAQILRPKLGFTVSLPRRSSIVSSSSSRPRYLRMETQSQPRQSISCASSPSNNVSPATSNESDRVGEVKRVTKETNVSVKINLDGTGLADSSTGIPFLDHMLDQLASHGLFDVHVRATGDVHIDDHHTNEDIALAIGTALLKALGERKGINRFGDFTAPLDEALIHVSLDLSGRPYLGYNLEIPTQRVGNYDTQLVEHFFQSLVNTSGMTLHIRQLAGRNSHHIIEATFKAFARALRQATENDPRRGGTIPSSKGVLSRS; encoded by the exons ATGGAGCTGTCTTCCTCCGCTCAGATTCTGAGACCTAAGCTCGGCTTTACAGTTTCTCTTCCTCGGAGATCATCgatcgtttcttcttcttcttcgcgtCCCCGATACTTGCGGATGGAAACTCAATCTCAGCCTCGTCAATCAATCTCCTGCGCTTCTTCACCCAGCAACAACGTTTCTCCTGCGACTTCTAACGAATCAG ATAGAGTTGGAGAAGTGAAGAGAGTAACAAAGGAGACGAATGTGTCAGTGAAGATCAACTTGGACGGCACTGGACTTGCTGATTCTTCCACTGGAATCCCTTTCCTTGACCATATGCTCGAC CAACTTGCTTCACATGGGTTGTTTGATGTTCACGTGAGAGCTACTGGTGACGTTCACATCGATGACCATCACACTAACGAAGATATTGCTCTTGCCATTGGAACC GCTCTTTTAAAGGCACTTGGTGAGCGTAAAGGGATTAATCGGTTTGGTGACTTCACAGCTCCTCTAGATGAAGCCCTTATTCATGTTTCCCTC GACTTGTCTGGTAGACCATATCTTGGTTACAACTTGGAGATTCCGACACAGAGAGTTGGGAACTATGACACTCAG TTGGTGGAGCACTTCTTCCAGTCGCTGGTTAATACTTCCGGTATGACACTTCACATCCGTCAG CTTGCTGGTAGAAACTCGCATCACATAATAGAGGCGACATTTAAGGCCTTTGCCAGGGCTCTAAGACAAGCAACGGAGAATGATCCTCGCCGTGGTGGCACCATACCAAG TTCAAAAGGAGTCTTGTCACGGTCCTGA
- the LOC106453915 gene encoding uncharacterized protein LOC106453915, which yields MGKKDEKVETVLHLLRQQSPLTLNQEKFCNKECVERFLEGKGNNVKRAAKQLLSCLSWRQSIEIERLGAEEFATELSDGVAYIAGHDGDVRPVIIFRFKNDYQKLRTQKQFLRLVAFTMETAISSMSRNAERRVVLLFDASFFRSSSAFANLLLPTLKIIGDNYPCRLYKAFIIDPPSFFPYIWKGVRPFVELSTLTTVISSLDYDEQLDISHVSLASSSSSSSSCPRSASLRFDASSNKSAVASGSASSRFAFTVSHNSLKPWYLSFTDTSPLNAAVSTAASKVSPISSRSLSFASPAARGLIDARQPACMRKSVFPSTPLQEKTKTETYRKTPRPSFFQSPAMFFRGGKNVGGGEKSSREAFVPYLKFYRRPYDETAYRSKLRGPRGFVSVVSSHVRCRHASLSQR from the exons ATGGGAAAGAAAGATGAGAAAGTCGAAACTGTTCTTCATTTACTCAGACAGCAATCTCCTCTCACTCTTAACCAA gaGAAGTTCTGTAACAAAGAGTGCGTGGAGAGATTCTTGGAAGGGAAAGGAAACAACGTGAAAAGAGCTGCGAAGCAACTACTGTCATGTCTTTCTTGGAGACAAAGCATTGAAATTG AGAGGTTAGGGGCTGAGGAATTCGCGACGGAGCTTTCCGACGGTGTAGCTTACATCGCCGGCCATGACGGAGACGTCAGACCCGTTATA ATTTTCCGTTTCAAAAACGATTATCAGAAATTGCGTACTCAGAAGCA ATTTTTGCGTTTAGTGGCGTTCACGATGGAGACTGCAATATCGAGCATGTCCAGAAACGCGGAACGGCGCGTGGTTCTTCTCTTCGATGCAA GCTTTTTCAGATCATCCTCTGCCTTTGCAAATCTGCTTTTACCAACCCTAAAAATTATAGGAGATAATTATCCATGCCGACTTTACAAGGCCTTTATCATTGACCCTCCCTCTTTTTTCCCTTACATTTGGAag GGCGTACGTCCATTCGTGGAGCTATCAACGCTCACGACGGTGATCTCTTCGCTGGACTATGACGAGCAGCTAGATATCAGCCACGTTTCCTTagcatcctcatcatcatcatcatcatcatgtccTAGATCCGCTTCCCTACGTTTCGATGCATCATCGAATAAATCAGCGGTCGCGAGTGGTTCAGCTTCTTCAAGATTCGCGTTCACCGTATCTCATAACTCCTTGAAGCCGTGGTACCTTTCCTTCACTGACACGTCTCCTCTTAACGCAGCCGTCTCGACCGCGGCCTCTAAAGTTTCTCCGATCAGCTCGCGGTCGCTATCTTTCGCGTCTCCGGCGGCGCGTGGCTTAATAGACGCGAGACAACCCGCATGCATGAGAAAGAGTGTGTTTCCCTCGACGCCGTTGCAGGAGAAGACGAAAACGGAGACGTACCGGAAAACACCACGTCCGTCTTTCTTTCAGTCTCCGGCGATGTTTTTTCGCGGGGGAAAAAATGTTGGCGGAGGCGAGAAGTCATCACGTGAAGCGTTCGTACCATATCTGAAGTTTTACCGGAGACCGTACGATGAGACGGCCTATAGGTCTAAACTGCGGGGTCCACGTGGGTTTGTGTCGGTCGTGTCTTCGCACGTAAGATGTCGTCATGCGTCTTTATCTCAACGGTAA